Proteins found in one Bremerella volcania genomic segment:
- a CDS encoding 3-keto-disaccharide hydrolase → MQRPLAHLILTAMLAVAAPLALFAADDTKTYTTQEEAPASYKLQGEYVGKVETDGAEVKYGVQVIALGNDKFQAVTYPGGLPGEGYSGGNYDELLKVEGTASGNKVEFKGDNFVATLHDGKIEVIGEGGAEIGTLEKVVRKSPTLGAKAPEGALVLFDGTSADAWNNGKIVQEDLLLADCESKEKFGDHTLHLEFRTPFKPDARGQARGNSGLYIQSRYECQVLDSFGLTGADNECGGIYKVSKPKVNMCFPPLTWQTYDVDFTAAKYDADGKKTENARVTIKHNGVVIHDDLELPSNTPGRHQEGPGPDAIYLQGHGNPVVYRNIWVVKK, encoded by the coding sequence ATGCAGCGTCCCCTCGCCCACCTCATTTTGACCGCCATGTTGGCCGTCGCCGCTCCGCTGGCCCTGTTCGCCGCGGACGACACCAAAACGTACACCACACAGGAAGAAGCCCCAGCTTCGTACAAGCTTCAAGGCGAATACGTCGGCAAAGTCGAGACCGACGGCGCGGAAGTGAAGTACGGCGTTCAGGTCATCGCCCTGGGCAACGATAAGTTCCAGGCGGTCACCTACCCAGGCGGTTTGCCCGGCGAGGGTTACTCCGGCGGCAACTACGACGAACTGCTGAAGGTCGAAGGAACCGCCAGCGGCAACAAGGTCGAGTTCAAAGGGGACAACTTCGTCGCCACGCTCCACGACGGCAAGATCGAAGTCATTGGCGAAGGGGGTGCCGAAATCGGCACGCTGGAAAAGGTCGTTCGCAAGAGCCCCACCCTGGGCGCGAAGGCTCCTGAAGGTGCGCTCGTTCTATTCGACGGCACCAGCGCCGATGCCTGGAATAACGGCAAGATCGTTCAAGAAGACCTGCTGCTGGCCGACTGCGAATCGAAAGAGAAGTTCGGCGATCACACGCTGCACCTCGAATTCCGTACGCCTTTCAAGCCAGACGCTCGCGGTCAGGCTCGCGGCAACAGCGGTCTATACATTCAAAGCCGCTACGAATGCCAGGTCCTCGATTCGTTTGGCCTGACCGGCGCCGACAACGAATGCGGAGGCATCTACAAGGTCTCGAAGCCCAAGGTGAACATGTGCTTCCCGCCACTCACCTGGCAGACCTACGACGTCGACTTCACCGCGGCCAAGTACGACGCCGACGGCAAGAAGACCGAAAACGCACGCGTCACGATCAAGCACAACGGCGTCGTCATCCACGACGACCTGGAACTGCCCAGCAACACCCCAGGCCGTCACCAGGAAGGACCAGGGCCGGATGCGATTTACCTGCAAGGTCACGGCAACCCGGTTGTTTATCGCAACATCTGGGTCGTGAAGAAGTAA
- a CDS encoding PilZ domain-containing protein: MLETVYSQKMKLLLDRLRCRIQLPDQFADLENRRGVLPAQALDMRRSVRLYCPGKLLIESFASLPSVPRNHQYVVGYSVDISSTGIRFLHDTELYPGEQVTLWTSAQQLTCTVIRCRRLNELCFEIGASFTDEDPNAESPQDVENPEHDRGHQGEDFLN, encoded by the coding sequence ATGCTGGAAACAGTCTATTCGCAAAAAATGAAGTTGCTGTTGGACCGGCTGCGCTGTCGGATTCAATTGCCTGATCAATTTGCGGACCTGGAAAACCGCCGCGGGGTGCTCCCTGCGCAGGCACTCGACATGCGACGTTCCGTGCGCTTGTACTGTCCAGGTAAACTGCTGATTGAATCGTTCGCGTCGTTGCCGTCGGTACCTCGGAACCATCAATACGTCGTAGGTTACTCGGTCGACATTTCCTCGACCGGCATCCGTTTTCTGCACGATACCGAACTCTATCCTGGCGAACAGGTCACTCTTTGGACTTCCGCTCAGCAACTGACATGCACCGTCATCCGCTGCCGCCGCCTGAATGAGCTTTGCTTCGAAATCGGCGCATCGTTCACGGACGAAGATCCAAACGCCGAAAGCCCGCAAGACGTCGAGAATCCCGAGCACGATCGCGGCCATCAGGGCGAAGACTTTTTGAATTGA
- a CDS encoding ABC-F family ATP-binding cassette domain-containing protein — protein MPPVINIQNATKRFGHKVLLDGASAAITDDHKVGLVGRNGAGKSTLCRAILGDEELEKGEVVLHPKTRLGYLRQHDPFLEGETVVGFLMRDSDQPDWKCGEVAARFEIKGAMLDAPVHNLSGGWQTRVKLTALLLHDPTFLILDEPTNFLDIRTQMLLERFLKSYKGGYLIVSHDRGFLKQTCNETLELSRGKLTLYPGSIEDYIEYRDERKLHDERVNAATKAKAKQLQRFIDKNRAGANTAAQAKNKQKQLNRLEYIEIEEDEASAYIRVPQVDVKKGTAVRCEGLTIGYPDRDVADGITLDIEHGARAAVVGDNGQGKTTFLRTLVGSLAPKSGEVKWGHNTDIGIYAQHVYSTLPANDTVEDYLLGVRDPSINHQQVLAVAGSFLFRGDDVQKKVKVLSGGERARLCLAGLLLGKYNILILDEPGNHLDVETVDSLCEALDDYNGTVIFTSHDRYFVRRIATQIIEVSGGKVTHIPSDYEHYLYRLSQEIEQEDGNQVAATISGEGRDADLAKEERKQRNKEARAARKEVNKLETKIAKLDDERKALNRKLMEITDPVEAQKIHEKFTAVADEIAELEGKWLKYQEQLEDFEEG, from the coding sequence GTGCCCCCCGTTATTAATATCCAGAACGCGACGAAGCGATTCGGTCACAAAGTGCTTCTCGATGGCGCCAGCGCTGCCATCACCGACGACCACAAGGTAGGCCTGGTGGGGCGTAACGGTGCGGGAAAGTCGACTCTTTGCCGAGCCATCCTCGGGGACGAAGAACTCGAAAAAGGGGAAGTAGTTCTGCATCCCAAGACGCGGCTGGGATACCTCCGCCAGCACGATCCCTTTCTGGAAGGGGAAACGGTTGTTGGGTTTCTGATGCGCGACAGCGATCAGCCTGACTGGAAGTGTGGCGAAGTGGCTGCTCGCTTCGAAATCAAAGGGGCCATGCTCGATGCCCCGGTGCATAACCTATCCGGCGGATGGCAAACGCGCGTCAAATTGACGGCCCTGCTGCTGCACGATCCGACGTTCTTGATTCTGGACGAACCGACGAACTTTCTCGACATTCGTACCCAGATGCTGCTCGAGCGGTTCCTCAAAAGCTACAAAGGCGGCTACCTGATCGTGTCGCACGACCGGGGCTTCCTGAAGCAAACCTGTAATGAAACGCTGGAGCTGTCTCGCGGCAAACTGACCCTCTATCCGGGCAGCATCGAAGACTACATCGAGTACCGCGACGAGCGCAAACTGCACGACGAGCGAGTCAACGCCGCCACCAAGGCCAAGGCCAAGCAGTTGCAGCGTTTTATCGACAAGAACCGGGCCGGTGCCAACACGGCCGCCCAGGCCAAAAACAAGCAAAAGCAGCTGAACCGGCTGGAATACATCGAGATCGAAGAGGACGAAGCGAGTGCCTACATTCGCGTGCCGCAGGTCGACGTCAAAAAGGGAACGGCGGTCCGCTGCGAAGGGCTGACGATTGGCTATCCCGATCGCGACGTCGCCGATGGAATCACGCTCGACATCGAACATGGCGCCCGAGCGGCGGTCGTGGGTGACAACGGCCAAGGTAAAACGACCTTTCTGCGGACGTTGGTCGGCTCGCTGGCCCCCAAGTCAGGCGAAGTAAAATGGGGACACAACACCGACATCGGAATCTACGCCCAGCACGTTTACTCGACGCTGCCGGCCAACGACACCGTCGAAGACTATTTACTGGGTGTCCGCGATCCGTCGATCAACCACCAACAGGTACTTGCCGTCGCCGGTAGTTTTCTCTTCCGCGGCGACGACGTGCAGAAGAAGGTCAAAGTCCTCAGCGGTGGTGAACGTGCCCGACTTTGCCTGGCTGGTCTGCTGCTGGGCAAGTACAACATTTTGATTCTCGACGAACCCGGCAACCACTTAGACGTGGAAACGGTCGACTCGCTGTGCGAAGCTTTGGACGACTATAACGGCACGGTGATCTTCACCAGCCACGATCGTTACTTCGTTCGTCGCATCGCCACGCAGATCATCGAAGTGAGCGGCGGCAAGGTGACCCACATCCCCAGCGACTACGAGCATTACCTCTATCGATTGAGCCAGGAAATCGAGCAGGAAGATGGCAACCAGGTCGCCGCGACCATCTCGGGCGAAGGGCGCGACGCCGACCTGGCCAAGGAAGAACGCAAGCAGCGAAACAAAGAGGCCCGAGCAGCTCGCAAGGAAGTCAACAAGCTGGAAACCAAGATCGCCAAGCTCGACGACGAACGAAAGGCCCTTAACCGGAAGTTGATGGAAATTACCGACCCGGTCGAAGCCCAGAAGATCCACGAGAAGTTCACCGCCGTCGCCGACGAAATCGCGGAACTCGAAGGAAAATGGCTCAAGTACCAGGAACAGTTGGAAGACTTTGAGGAAGGTTAG
- a CDS encoding carboxylesterase family protein: MNRTLFCLFFIGLFTASALAQDAIKPIARRLPAKSDYTLPEPTKKNLEARIAEVEKFSTEVKENPLFADVDVYRKAVEFAIEHGEFYGEGDVKKAQACLTMARNRAESLAKNNAPWKEQKGLVVRGYTSSIDGSSQPYGLVIPEGLDLSQPQPLYVWLHGRGDKATDLHFIHERSTKAGQITPDDAIVLHPFGRQCIGFKSAGEVDVLDAIAAVKKEYNIDDKRIVLMGFSMGGAGCWHIGAHYAENFVAMSPGAGFAETARYQNLKKEDYPPKYEQILWQVYDVPSYTTNLFNLPVVAYSGENDKQIQAARVMEEAFEKEGQTLTHLIGPKMGHKYAPETLEQILAMIKAAREEGQAEYPLNVTIQTPTLRYGKMHWVELLELTRHWEDSRVGALWKADNELFVVTRNVAKMKIDLDKAKPFNLEIDGQKLAVNEGDKPAKSIILAKSGNQWEVTDQAASTDKLHKIPGLQGPIDDALMTPFLVVLPSGKSSNANVQRWVDFESKHLANRWQALFRGKLRTKLDKEVTDADIQKYNLICWGTPESNSILKKTIGQLPLAWDEKEISLGSHQVDAANHVPLMIYPNPLNPKKYLVINSGPTFREDHDRTNSLQNPKLPDWAFIDIRQDPDGSSPGKVVAADFFDEAWQP, translated from the coding sequence ATGAATCGCACTTTGTTTTGCCTCTTTTTCATCGGTCTGTTCACGGCTTCGGCCTTGGCCCAAGATGCCATCAAACCGATCGCCCGCCGTTTGCCGGCCAAGAGCGACTACACGTTGCCGGAGCCAACCAAGAAGAACCTGGAAGCTCGGATCGCCGAGGTCGAGAAGTTCTCGACCGAGGTGAAAGAGAACCCGCTGTTTGCCGACGTCGACGTCTATCGCAAGGCGGTCGAGTTCGCCATCGAGCATGGCGAGTTCTATGGCGAAGGAGACGTCAAGAAGGCCCAAGCCTGCCTGACGATGGCTCGCAATCGAGCCGAGAGCCTCGCCAAAAACAACGCTCCCTGGAAGGAACAAAAAGGGCTGGTCGTTCGCGGGTACACCAGCAGCATCGACGGTAGTTCACAGCCATACGGCCTGGTGATTCCGGAAGGCCTGGACCTTTCCCAGCCGCAGCCGCTTTACGTCTGGCTGCATGGCCGCGGCGACAAGGCCACCGACCTGCATTTCATTCACGAACGCTCGACCAAGGCTGGCCAGATCACGCCGGACGACGCCATCGTCCTGCATCCGTTCGGCCGTCAGTGCATCGGCTTCAAGTCGGCCGGCGAAGTCGACGTGCTCGACGCGATTGCCGCCGTGAAGAAAGAGTACAACATCGACGACAAGCGGATCGTCCTGATGGGCTTCTCGATGGGTGGCGCAGGCTGCTGGCACATCGGTGCTCACTATGCCGAGAACTTCGTTGCGATGAGCCCGGGAGCTGGCTTCGCGGAAACGGCCCGCTATCAGAACTTGAAGAAGGAAGACTACCCGCCCAAGTACGAGCAAATCTTGTGGCAGGTTTACGACGTTCCCAGCTACACAACGAACCTTTTTAATCTTCCGGTCGTTGCGTACAGCGGCGAAAACGACAAACAAATCCAAGCCGCCCGGGTGATGGAAGAAGCCTTTGAGAAAGAAGGCCAAACGCTCACTCACCTGATCGGCCCGAAGATGGGGCACAAGTACGCCCCGGAAACGCTGGAGCAAATCCTGGCGATGATCAAAGCGGCTCGGGAGGAAGGGCAAGCGGAATACCCGCTGAACGTCACCATCCAGACGCCGACCCTACGTTACGGCAAGATGCACTGGGTCGAGCTGCTGGAACTGACGCGGCACTGGGAAGACAGCCGAGTCGGTGCCCTGTGGAAGGCGGACAACGAACTCTTCGTCGTCACACGGAACGTCGCCAAGATGAAGATCGATCTCGACAAGGCAAAGCCGTTCAACTTGGAGATCGACGGGCAGAAGCTCGCCGTGAACGAAGGAGACAAGCCCGCCAAGTCGATCATCCTGGCCAAAAGCGGCAACCAGTGGGAAGTCACCGATCAGGCGGCATCGACCGACAAGCTGCATAAGATCCCAGGCCTGCAAGGACCGATCGACGATGCGTTGATGACGCCGTTTCTGGTCGTGCTTCCTTCCGGCAAGTCGTCCAACGCCAACGTGCAGCGCTGGGTCGACTTCGAATCGAAGCACCTGGCCAATCGCTGGCAGGCCTTGTTTCGCGGCAAGCTGCGGACCAAGCTCGATAAGGAGGTGACGGATGCCGATATCCAGAAGTACAACTTGATCTGCTGGGGTACGCCGGAGAGCAATTCGATCCTCAAGAAGACGATTGGCCAGTTGCCGCTGGCATGGGACGAAAAGGAAATCTCGCTCGGCAGTCACCAGGTCGACGCGGCCAATCACGTCCCACTGATGATCTACCCGAATCCGTTAAACCCCAAGAAGTACCTGGTGATCAACAGTGGCCCGACGTTCCGCGAGGATCACGATCGTACCAACAGCCTGCAAAACCCCAAGCTGCCGGACTGGGCTTTCATTGACATTCGCCAAGATCCCGACGGTTCGTCCCCCGGCAAAGTGGTTGCCGCCGACTTCTTCGACGAAGCCTGGCAGCCGTAA
- a CDS encoding pentapeptide repeat-containing protein, with amino-acid sequence MNKSQPTVIVAESASASKTAYNEGKLTPATLADLRGKHPNFTGDWVHLVHFETALRKPKTDPNRFKAWNRWRHDSLEGTQPQDKVVHLEGVTLRSVDLRGIHLEGAVLRDATIAASDFRGARLAGAVLQETNLSFCDFAEADMTGIQLQDSNLDHANLRSVTLDNANLEGAVLTSANVNEAQCHEASFERAKLTGANFTKADAAGASFRRANLADVIFEETCLDRARLSEADLNYANLQNASLKKAEFQRANLYGATAHGADCEGADFTAAILRQANLGNCNLRGTQGLLLDQTFVSGGEFDAKAGDPWTKLLQHYTWKKLAVISLVFSILFIPYFLGSYFKPPKQLIERPVPKRVEEISENFFKVPHTDYEIDEFLRFRHDNYYAPLVSNLNSPSTWVYLALGGVDGILFTVTVVAIIVCLLQRIALTRSVHKLHAANVMFRRTPKLEEYMGPYSPIGEEPCGWPYALMKWLQGHFVEVNAQNGQQQLTVRPFRWLRLPSWWLEGMQAIRPLWKVTPNIFKRTPPPSWIDTLGLTRMDRMNQSMTWGILVIVLFMLCRVAIELILGNQLTLGG; translated from the coding sequence ATGAACAAGTCGCAACCAACGGTAATTGTTGCGGAATCCGCTTCCGCGTCCAAGACGGCTTACAACGAAGGCAAGCTGACGCCTGCGACGTTGGCCGATCTGCGGGGGAAGCATCCCAATTTCACCGGGGATTGGGTGCACCTGGTTCATTTCGAAACGGCGCTGCGTAAGCCGAAGACCGACCCCAACCGCTTTAAGGCCTGGAACCGCTGGCGGCACGACTCTTTGGAAGGGACACAGCCCCAGGATAAGGTGGTTCACCTCGAAGGAGTTACGCTGAGAAGCGTCGATCTGCGGGGCATCCACCTGGAGGGGGCCGTGCTGCGGGACGCGACCATCGCGGCCAGCGATTTCCGCGGTGCTCGCCTGGCCGGAGCGGTCCTCCAGGAAACGAATCTGTCGTTCTGCGACTTTGCGGAAGCCGACATGACCGGCATCCAGCTGCAAGATTCCAATCTCGACCATGCGAACCTGCGATCGGTCACGTTGGACAACGCGAACCTGGAGGGAGCGGTTCTCACCTCGGCCAACGTCAACGAGGCCCAGTGTCACGAAGCGTCGTTCGAGCGAGCCAAGCTGACTGGTGCCAATTTTACCAAGGCCGATGCCGCCGGAGCCAGTTTTCGTCGAGCCAACCTGGCCGATGTCATCTTCGAGGAGACTTGTCTCGACCGAGCCAGGTTGAGCGAGGCCGACCTCAATTATGCGAACCTGCAGAACGCGAGTCTCAAGAAAGCGGAATTCCAGCGCGCCAATCTGTACGGCGCGACGGCTCACGGAGCGGACTGCGAAGGGGCCGATTTCACCGCGGCCATTTTGCGACAAGCGAACCTGGGCAATTGCAATTTACGCGGAACGCAGGGCCTGCTGCTGGATCAAACGTTCGTCAGCGGCGGAGAATTCGACGCCAAGGCCGGAGATCCCTGGACTAAGTTGCTGCAGCACTACACCTGGAAGAAGCTGGCGGTTATATCGCTCGTTTTCAGTATCTTGTTCATCCCGTATTTCCTGGGCAGCTATTTCAAACCGCCCAAGCAGCTGATCGAACGACCGGTCCCGAAGCGCGTCGAAGAGATCTCGGAAAACTTCTTCAAGGTCCCGCATACCGACTACGAAATCGATGAGTTCCTGCGGTTTCGACACGACAACTACTACGCACCGTTGGTCAGCAACCTGAATAGCCCTTCTACCTGGGTCTATCTGGCGCTGGGGGGTGTCGACGGGATCCTCTTCACGGTCACCGTCGTCGCGATCATTGTTTGCTTGTTGCAGCGGATTGCTTTGACTCGGAGCGTTCACAAGCTGCACGCGGCCAACGTCATGTTTCGCCGGACGCCCAAGCTGGAAGAATACATGGGACCTTACAGTCCCATCGGCGAAGAGCCCTGCGGATGGCCGTACGCTTTGATGAAGTGGCTGCAAGGCCATTTCGTCGAGGTTAATGCTCAGAACGGTCAGCAGCAGTTGACCGTGCGCCCCTTTCGCTGGCTGCGGCTGCCCAGTTGGTGGCTTGAAGGTATGCAGGCCATCCGGCCGCTGTGGAAGGTGACCCCCAACATCTTCAAACGCACTCCACCCCCCTCGTGGATCGATACGCTCGGCCTCACTCGGATGGATCGTATGAATCAATCCATGACGTGGGGCATTCTGGTGATCGTGTTGTTCATGCTTTGCCGCGTTGCCATCGAGCTAATTCTCGGCAACCAGCTAACGCTCGGCGGATAA
- a CDS encoding DUF1801 domain-containing protein, which produces MGNRRPSGVFSPKDLLADFPLSVRDTAQSLRKLVKEAVPDVREKAYPGWRIIGYRQSFYFAFIQPKADHVRLGFQWGTRLPDEEGLLEGEELSHIRYVPFESALDIPVDSITRLVQYASCHK; this is translated from the coding sequence ATGGGAAACCGTCGGCCCAGTGGAGTCTTCTCTCCCAAGGATCTTCTGGCCGACTTTCCCCTCTCGGTTCGCGATACGGCCCAGTCGCTACGCAAGCTGGTAAAAGAGGCCGTACCGGACGTTCGCGAGAAAGCGTATCCCGGCTGGCGAATCATTGGATACCGCCAGTCGTTTTACTTTGCATTTATCCAACCCAAGGCCGACCATGTCCGACTTGGGTTCCAGTGGGGAACTCGCTTGCCGGACGAGGAAGGCCTGCTTGAGGGAGAGGAACTTTCGCACATCCGATACGTGCCGTTTGAATCTGCCCTGGATATCCCCGTCGATTCGATTACCCGCCTTGTTCAATACGCCAGCTGCCACAAGTAA
- a CDS encoding HD-GYP domain-containing protein, translating to MASSSTIATQCLGYTPIPVALLTAEEVPAVDLYRKDAETGRLRLYRAANLPMLPEDLQRLNETNINWLYATDIDHGQMQRFIRRKLDFMIRDETLSLRDRFGRLNLVVEGLLASAFESNDTDDVIRSAGSISAMAVRLLCRDDMTAGDLISLLHHDYQTVTHSLNVAYMMVALARDLRLVGNDQLPAVAVAGILHDIGKLSVSERILTKNDRLQRREQRIAQKHPALGFRRLGKRTDISFAQLMVVYQHHERTSGKGYPVGAVGDEIHPWARLCSVVNVFESLISNRPYRGRYSLTEALSMMDQHLSDGLDQEMYQCWKQSIRKK from the coding sequence ATGGCCTCCTCTTCAACCATCGCGACGCAATGCCTCGGCTACACGCCGATACCGGTGGCGTTGTTGACTGCGGAAGAGGTGCCTGCCGTAGATCTTTACCGCAAAGATGCAGAGACCGGTCGACTGCGGTTATATCGCGCGGCGAATCTGCCGATGCTGCCGGAAGACCTTCAGCGGCTGAACGAGACCAACATCAATTGGCTTTACGCTACCGACATCGATCACGGTCAGATGCAGCGGTTCATTCGCCGCAAGCTCGACTTCATGATTCGAGATGAAACCCTTTCGCTGCGAGATCGGTTCGGACGACTGAACCTGGTGGTGGAAGGGCTGCTCGCGTCGGCGTTCGAGTCGAACGATACCGACGACGTCATACGGAGCGCCGGCAGTATTTCCGCGATGGCCGTCCGGCTGCTTTGCCGCGACGACATGACCGCTGGCGATTTGATTTCGCTTTTGCATCACGACTACCAAACGGTCACTCACTCGCTGAATGTCGCTTACATGATGGTGGCCCTGGCACGCGATCTGCGACTGGTCGGTAACGACCAGCTGCCAGCGGTGGCTGTCGCCGGTATTCTGCACGACATCGGCAAGCTGTCGGTAAGCGAACGCATTCTGACTAAGAACGACCGACTCCAACGCCGCGAACAACGCATCGCACAAAAGCACCCGGCTCTCGGCTTCCGCCGATTGGGCAAGCGAACCGATATCTCCTTTGCTCAGTTGATGGTCGTCTATCAGCATCACGAGCGTACCAGCGGCAAAGGCTATCCGGTCGGTGCCGTCGGCGACGAAATTCACCCGTGGGCACGCCTGTGCAGCGTGGTCAATGTATTTGAGTCGCTTATCAGTAATCGCCCGTATCGCGGTCGTTATTCGTTGACCGAAGCGTTATCCATGATGGATCAGCACCTATCGGATGGCTTGGATCAGGAAATGTATCAATGCTGGAAACAGTCTATTCGCAAAAAATGA
- a CDS encoding phosphonate degradation HD-domain oxygenase: MNLPGRWKQDDSQDVVAEIIELFRDRGDSGYGHEAVTQLQHALQAATLALESNATSQLIAASLLHDIGHLLHDLPDDAPDQGIDDHHENVGFHFLKTHFGPATYEPVRMHVDAKRYLCAARPGYQETLSEPSQVSLRLQGGPMNPAEVTQFESNPHYHAAIELRIWDDTAKDPDKTTPPLEAFEPHLRRALAANA; the protein is encoded by the coding sequence GTGAATCTGCCAGGCCGTTGGAAGCAAGACGATTCCCAGGACGTGGTGGCTGAGATTATCGAACTCTTTCGTGACCGGGGCGACTCCGGCTACGGACACGAGGCGGTCACCCAATTGCAGCACGCGCTGCAAGCGGCGACGCTGGCCCTGGAAAGCAATGCCACGTCCCAGTTGATCGCGGCCTCGCTGCTGCACGACATCGGCCATCTGCTGCACGATTTGCCTGACGACGCGCCCGATCAGGGGATCGACGACCATCATGAGAACGTCGGCTTTCACTTCCTCAAGACGCACTTCGGCCCGGCAACCTACGAGCCGGTGCGGATGCATGTCGATGCCAAACGCTACTTGTGCGCTGCCCGGCCGGGATATCAGGAAACGTTGAGCGAGCCTTCACAGGTCAGCTTACGACTCCAAGGCGGGCCCATGAACCCGGCGGAAGTCACCCAGTTCGAGAGCAATCCGCACTACCACGCGGCGATCGAACTTCGGATCTGGGACGACACGGCCAAGGATCCGGATAAGACGACGCCCCCGCTGGAAGCATTCGAGCCGCATCTTCGCCGCGCGCTGGCGGCCAATGCTTGA